AAGGCTCAAAGATCGACTGCTTTTCCATGATAAGTAAATTGGATAGGATATCCCCTATCATCTAATAACCATAATCTATTCCCTATTATGAAGCTAGCCACTCTGTGCTACATCAAAAAAAAGGACGGTCGGACCCTGATGATGCACCGCATCAAACGGAAGGACGATCTGCATTACGGCAAATGGAACGGCCTGGGCGGCAAGATGCAGCCGGGGGAGACCCCCGAGGAGTGCGTCATCCGGGAGGTGAAAGAGGAAAGCGGTCTGCTGATAAAAGATCCCCAGCTGAACGGGTTTCTTACCTTCCCCTCGTTCGATGAGTGGGATGACTGGTACGTTTTCGTCTTTACCGTGGAGAGGTTCCGGGGAAAACTGCTGGATTCAGCCGAGGGTTATTTGAAATGGGTCAAGGACCAGGACCTTTTGAAGCTGGATCTGTGGGAAGGAGATCATATCTTCCTGCCCTGGCTGGAGGATAAAAAGTTCTTCTCGGCCAAGTTCAACTACCAGGATGGCAAGCTGAAAGATCATTCGGTGAATTTCTATTGATCGAAATGCATAAATCCATCACATCGGCCAGGGCCTTTATAGAGGATAGCATCTCAAGGGATGGCTTGACCTACGAAGATGTTGTGCTAGAATACCCGACGGTGCTGTCTTTCCGATACCTGTGGCGCCAGATCAAAGATCAGGCGGGCCTTGAGGAGTTCAGCCATCGGGTGCTGAAGGGCGCATATATCCACCACGATACCCTTTTTATCGAAAGCCGGATATCATCGCCGG
This region of Candidatus Edwardsbacteria bacterium genomic DNA includes:
- a CDS encoding 8-oxo-dGTP diphosphatase translates to MKLATLCYIKKKDGRTLMMHRIKRKDDLHYGKWNGLGGKMQPGETPEECVIREVKEESGLLIKDPQLNGFLTFPSFDEWDDWYVFVFTVERFRGKLLDSAEGYLKWVKDQDLLKLDLWEGDHIFLPWLEDKKFFSAKFNYQDGKLKDHSVNFY